The following are encoded together in the Hyalangium ruber genome:
- a CDS encoding methyl-accepting chemotaxis protein, with the protein MKLPLRARLSLGLSLKFILVTATISVVLTLLLTVAATRQLRRSLVEAHTSEGAALALGLARAAEYSATSDGSTLRTLVDDLSAHEGVSYIYVTDATGRVLAHSFRGTPPTTLLSSTRVDPSVLAESATKRLITPVDVDTAEGHVRGFDVAVRLGSKRGVVHVGISREHIERRAEELPREMLVLAVLIVAGSVVLTAVFVRTIVRPLRELTDVAAHIVESGDLTRAIQVKSGDEVGRLARSFSMMVEKLREVTINLQQAADALKQSTDHLNASSAEQALTVSRQAAALQETQVTAHEIRQTSLVAAQKAESVLAVAERADELARSGEAAIEMTMAGLNDIRAQAGEIAQKILELGERTKQIGGITQTVKDLADQSNMLALNAAIESVRSGEHGKGFGVVAREIRALADQSIQATSRVRELLDDISGSVTAAVRITERGAERMESGLTQVRTSGQNLRELSNIVQDNASAVRQIAAAVNQQNVGINQITQAVNELSQMMDETVARIGSTGEAATTLQIISEQLSSAVKSYRVE; encoded by the coding sequence GTGAAACTACCCCTACGGGCCCGGCTCTCGCTGGGCCTCTCCCTCAAGTTCATCCTCGTCACCGCGACGATCAGCGTGGTGCTGACCCTGCTGCTCACCGTGGCGGCCACGCGCCAGCTCCGGCGCAGCCTCGTGGAGGCCCACACCAGCGAGGGCGCCGCGCTTGCCCTGGGTCTGGCGCGCGCCGCCGAGTACTCCGCCACCTCGGATGGCAGCACGCTGCGCACCCTGGTCGATGACCTCAGCGCCCATGAGGGCGTGAGCTACATCTACGTGACGGATGCGACGGGTCGCGTGCTGGCCCACTCCTTCCGGGGGACGCCCCCCACCACGCTGCTCTCCTCCACCCGGGTGGATCCGAGCGTGCTCGCCGAATCGGCGACCAAACGGCTGATCACCCCGGTGGACGTGGACACGGCCGAGGGGCACGTCCGCGGCTTCGACGTCGCCGTGCGGCTGGGGAGCAAGCGCGGGGTGGTTCACGTGGGCATCTCGCGCGAGCACATCGAGCGCAGGGCGGAGGAACTCCCCCGGGAGATGCTGGTGCTGGCGGTGCTGATCGTCGCCGGCAGCGTGGTGCTGACGGCGGTGTTTGTGCGCACCATCGTCCGGCCACTGCGAGAGCTCACCGACGTGGCCGCGCACATCGTCGAGTCGGGAGACCTCACCCGGGCCATCCAGGTGAAGAGCGGCGACGAGGTGGGCAGGCTCGCCAGAAGCTTCTCCATGATGGTGGAGAAGCTTCGAGAGGTGACCATCAACCTCCAGCAGGCCGCCGATGCGCTCAAGCAGTCCACCGACCACCTCAACGCCTCGTCCGCCGAGCAGGCCCTGACGGTGTCGCGCCAGGCCGCCGCCTTGCAGGAGACGCAGGTGACGGCGCACGAGATTCGCCAGACGAGCCTCGTGGCCGCGCAGAAGGCCGAGAGCGTGCTGGCGGTGGCCGAGCGCGCCGACGAGCTGGCCCGCTCGGGCGAGGCAGCCATCGAGATGACGATGGCCGGCCTGAACGACATTCGCGCCCAGGCGGGAGAGATCGCCCAGAAGATCCTCGAGCTGGGCGAGCGCACCAAGCAGATCGGCGGCATTACGCAGACGGTGAAGGACCTAGCGGACCAGTCGAACATGCTGGCGCTCAACGCCGCCATCGAGTCGGTGCGCAGCGGCGAGCACGGCAAGGGCTTCGGCGTGGTGGCGCGAGAGATTCGCGCGCTGGCGGACCAGTCCATCCAGGCCACCAGCCGCGTGCGCGAGCTGCTCGACGACATCAGCGGTTCGGTGACCGCCGCCGTGCGCATCACCGAGCGGGGCGCCGAGCGCATGGAGTCGGGGCTCACGCAGGTGCGCACCTCCGGCCAGAACCTCCGGGAGCTGTCCAATATCGTCCAGGACAACGCCTCGGCGGTGCGGCAGATCGCCGCCGCGGTGAACCAGCAGAACGTGGGCATCAATCAAATCACCCAGGCCGTCAACGAGCTGTCGCAGATGATGGACGAGACGGTGGCGCGCATCGGCTCCACGGGCGAGGCCGCCACCACGCTGCAGATCATCTCCGAGCAGCTCAGCAGCGCGGTGAAGAGCTACCGGGTGGAGTAA
- a CDS encoding response regulator: MSANILVVDDSPTVRNIIKIYLMGLRLSIIEAEDASRALQLLNVVPVSVVIADINMPGMDGITFVKEVRASQKPQVRGIPVILLTAEKGEDLRRRGKEAGANAFIQKPVSHSDLTDTVRQFLPQASP; this comes from the coding sequence GTGAGCGCCAACATCCTGGTCGTGGATGACAGCCCGACTGTCCGCAACATCATCAAGATCTACTTGATGGGTCTCCGGCTCAGCATCATCGAGGCCGAGGATGCATCGAGAGCCCTGCAGCTCTTGAACGTCGTGCCCGTGAGCGTCGTCATCGCGGACATCAACATGCCGGGCATGGATGGCATCACCTTCGTCAAGGAGGTGCGTGCCAGCCAGAAGCCCCAGGTGCGCGGCATCCCCGTCATCCTCCTGACAGCGGAGAAGGGCGAGGACCTGCGGCGCAGGGGCAAGGAGGCGGGCGCCAACGCCTTCATCCAGAAGCCGGTGTCCCACAGTGACTTGACCGATACCGTTCGTCAGTTCCTGCCGCAAGCCTCGCCGTGA
- a CDS encoding hybrid sensor histidine kinase/response regulator: protein MSVDPLLQGLVTGFAAEAQEICQKVTMDLLDLERGGQDTDALNKAYNRLGRHLHTLKGSAASLGLQDLSEIAHKLEDALAPLRANVQKMPRKVVDVLLHGLDIFLLRVQAHSDGRGDSLPDYTAALALLVTEAPPAEQGAEAAPAAGAPAAGPAAAAPAAAPVAAPAAPAPVEMPTREEGPSGDSEGASWRVSSRQVTSLMREVERLREVRLRTEERSRELDRVVSLLARQGLLAETAEARTLLSGVGRALRSDGEETGDIVDELEEGLKAITTRPVRTILEPLQRMVRDLSRQLGKEARLSVVGAEVSLDRRLLEKLNVALVHLLRNAVDHGLESPGDRERAGKHHEGALTLRIEQQGNLLFLECADDGRGIDVKRVRQAAESRGIAPPEELARMNDNQIRDLIFRPAFSTRTDVTDTSGRGVGLDAVRAAVEALQGRIEVASTLGQGTRFVLTLPVELGSSPVLVVRVFDQMMGLPMLAVEATQLTRMDVLHINRRRAQLKHQGQLIPVMDLAARMGLRAATLPAEGQPIMIISSGGKRVALTVDLVEGDRDLVIRPLPAEVRDVPAYQGAATSIRGELMLILRPSWLVSDPAQPTPSQQTRRALVVDDSLTARALHRANLEAGGFTVHLASSGTRALERLQTDSYDVIICDLEMEEMDGEALIRRLRERPETRDLPIILVSTHEAGRERGRAAGADGFLSKRDCAAGRLLSEVLDVMSRRGGRS from the coding sequence ATGTCCGTTGACCCGCTCCTCCAAGGCCTGGTGACCGGCTTCGCCGCCGAGGCGCAAGAGATCTGCCAGAAGGTCACCATGGACCTGCTGGACCTGGAGCGCGGCGGGCAGGACACCGACGCGCTCAACAAGGCTTACAACCGGCTGGGGCGGCACCTGCACACGCTCAAGGGCAGTGCCGCCAGCCTCGGGCTGCAGGACCTGAGCGAGATCGCCCACAAGCTGGAGGATGCGCTCGCCCCGCTGCGCGCCAACGTGCAGAAGATGCCGCGCAAGGTGGTGGACGTGCTTCTGCACGGCCTCGACATCTTCCTGCTGCGCGTGCAGGCCCACTCGGACGGGCGAGGCGACTCGCTGCCCGACTACACCGCCGCGCTCGCCCTGCTCGTCACCGAGGCGCCCCCTGCGGAGCAGGGGGCGGAGGCGGCACCCGCCGCGGGCGCCCCCGCTGCCGGTCCCGCCGCCGCGGCCCCGGCCGCCGCTCCTGTCGCCGCTCCCGCCGCGCCCGCTCCGGTGGAGATGCCGACGCGCGAGGAGGGGCCTTCCGGAGACTCCGAGGGCGCGAGCTGGCGCGTGAGTTCGCGGCAGGTGACGTCGCTGATGCGCGAGGTGGAGCGCCTGCGCGAGGTGCGCCTGCGCACCGAGGAGCGCTCTCGCGAGCTGGACCGGGTGGTGTCGCTGCTGGCGCGCCAGGGGTTGCTGGCGGAGACGGCCGAGGCGCGCACGCTGCTGTCCGGCGTGGGGCGCGCGCTGCGCTCGGACGGCGAGGAGACGGGCGACATCGTCGACGAGCTGGAGGAGGGCCTCAAGGCCATCACCACCCGCCCGGTGCGCACCATCCTCGAGCCTCTGCAGCGCATGGTTCGCGACCTGTCGCGGCAGCTCGGCAAGGAGGCCCGGCTCTCGGTGGTGGGCGCGGAGGTGTCGCTGGACCGCCGGCTGCTGGAGAAGCTCAACGTCGCGCTGGTCCACCTGCTGCGCAACGCGGTGGACCACGGCCTGGAGTCCCCGGGCGACCGGGAGCGCGCGGGCAAGCACCACGAGGGCGCGCTCACCCTGCGCATCGAGCAGCAGGGCAACCTGCTCTTCCTGGAGTGCGCCGACGACGGCCGCGGTATCGACGTGAAGCGCGTGCGCCAGGCAGCCGAGTCGCGAGGCATCGCCCCGCCAGAAGAGCTGGCGCGGATGAACGACAACCAGATCCGCGACCTCATCTTCCGCCCGGCCTTCAGCACCCGAACCGACGTGACGGACACCTCCGGGCGCGGCGTGGGCTTGGACGCGGTGCGCGCCGCGGTGGAGGCGCTCCAGGGCCGCATCGAGGTGGCCAGCACGCTGGGCCAGGGCACGCGCTTCGTGCTCACCCTGCCGGTGGAGCTGGGCAGCTCGCCCGTGCTGGTGGTGCGCGTGTTCGATCAGATGATGGGCCTGCCCATGCTGGCGGTGGAGGCCACCCAGCTCACCCGCATGGATGTGCTGCACATCAACCGGCGGCGCGCGCAGCTCAAGCACCAGGGCCAGCTCATTCCGGTGATGGACCTGGCGGCGCGCATGGGCCTGCGCGCGGCGACGCTGCCCGCCGAGGGCCAGCCCATCATGATCATCAGCAGCGGTGGCAAGCGCGTAGCGCTCACGGTGGACCTGGTGGAGGGCGACAGGGATCTCGTCATCCGGCCCCTGCCCGCCGAGGTGCGAGACGTGCCCGCCTACCAGGGCGCGGCCACCTCCATCCGCGGTGAGCTGATGCTCATCCTGCGCCCCAGCTGGTTGGTGTCGGACCCGGCGCAGCCGACGCCCTCGCAACAGACTCGTCGGGCGCTCGTGGTGGACGACTCGCTGACCGCCCGCGCGCTGCACCGAGCCAACCTGGAGGCGGGCGGCTTCACCGTCCACCTGGCCTCCAGCGGCACGCGCGCGCTGGAGCGCCTGCAGACCGACAGCTACGACGTCATCATCTGCGACCTCGAGATGGAGGAGATGGACGGCGAGGCGCTGATCCGGAGGCTGCGCGAGCGACCGGAGACCCGGGATCTGCCCATCATCCTCGTCTCCACCCACGAGGCCGGGCGGGAGCGGGGAAGGGCGGCGGGAGCCGATGGCTTCCTCAGCAAACGGGATTGCGCCGCGGGTCGGTTGCTGTCCGAGGTGCTCGACGTGATGAGCCGTCGAGGAGGTCGCTCATGA
- a CDS encoding chemotaxis protein CheW — protein MSLPSLLLVDDSDAILALERAILSGHYSLNTASNGREALEKVGRLQPAAVLLDLSMPEMDGDEVLQKMKADPAIADIPVIIISSEKSRAESCLGMGAEAFLAKPFRAEDLLSVVASALENARRRSRVGAMLVLRMTAGDQEFALPLDSVREVLLQPALRPLPGGPSYLSGYVELRGAAVVVLDVARRLGLEHRASVRERMLVIIHVDGTPLALCVDRVQDPEEFAATEIDRRVGGAEHGLLKEGLMGMLRVGNGRALPLLDPKVFISRGLLRDLPTMLRQGGVGQDA, from the coding sequence GTGAGCCTTCCGTCCCTTCTCCTCGTCGATGACAGCGACGCCATCCTCGCGCTCGAGCGAGCCATCCTCTCCGGCCACTACTCGCTGAACACCGCGAGCAACGGCCGCGAGGCGCTCGAGAAGGTGGGGCGGCTGCAGCCTGCCGCCGTGTTGTTGGACTTGTCGATGCCGGAGATGGACGGGGACGAGGTGCTGCAGAAGATGAAGGCGGATCCGGCCATCGCCGACATCCCCGTCATCATCATCTCCTCGGAGAAGTCCCGGGCGGAGTCGTGTCTGGGGATGGGGGCCGAGGCCTTCCTGGCCAAGCCCTTCCGCGCCGAGGATCTGCTGTCGGTGGTGGCCTCCGCACTGGAGAACGCCCGGCGGCGCTCGCGCGTGGGCGCCATGCTGGTGCTGCGGATGACGGCGGGAGATCAGGAGTTCGCCCTGCCGCTGGACTCGGTGCGCGAGGTGCTGCTGCAGCCGGCGCTGCGGCCGCTGCCCGGGGGCCCCTCGTACCTGAGTGGGTACGTGGAGTTGCGCGGGGCCGCCGTGGTGGTGCTGGACGTGGCGCGTCGGCTCGGCCTGGAGCACCGCGCGTCCGTGCGCGAGCGCATGCTGGTCATCATCCACGTGGATGGCACACCGCTGGCCCTCTGCGTGGACCGGGTGCAGGACCCGGAGGAGTTCGCGGCGACGGAGATCGACCGCCGCGTGGGTGGGGCCGAGCACGGCCTGCTCAAGGAAGGGCTCATGGGCATGCTGCGGGTCGGCAATGGCCGCGCGCTGCCCTTGTTGGATCCCAAGGTCTTCATCTCGCGCGGACTGCTGCGAGATCTGCCCACGATGCTCCGGCAGGGGGGAGTGGGGCAGGACGCATGA
- a CDS encoding chemotaxis protein CheW: MKVTPRTLEEVQEEELRQLLEQRAKRLREAEQAESSREEAVHWVAEFPLGEERYALPLESLRAALPLRMVTPVPLSAPHVIGVLRFQGQVLAALSLASLLGGHGWRQDPAVLLVMERGDGELCAVDCEAIPRPLGLPVGAVEAARVRAEGPVLEVYADQNLVHLIDPPRLLSRAGVGARHVR, encoded by the coding sequence ATGAAAGTCACGCCACGGACCCTGGAGGAGGTGCAGGAAGAGGAGCTGCGCCAACTGCTGGAGCAACGCGCCAAGCGGCTGCGTGAGGCCGAGCAAGCGGAGTCCAGCCGCGAGGAGGCGGTGCATTGGGTAGCGGAGTTCCCCCTGGGCGAGGAGCGCTATGCGCTGCCGCTCGAGTCGCTGCGCGCGGCGCTGCCCTTGAGGATGGTGACCCCGGTGCCCCTGTCGGCGCCGCATGTCATTGGCGTGCTGCGCTTCCAGGGCCAGGTGCTCGCGGCCCTCAGCCTCGCCTCGCTGCTGGGTGGCCACGGCTGGCGGCAGGATCCGGCCGTGCTCCTGGTGATGGAGCGTGGCGACGGCGAGCTGTGCGCGGTGGACTGCGAGGCCATCCCCCGTCCCCTGGGCCTGCCCGTGGGCGCGGTCGAGGCGGCGCGGGTGCGTGCCGAGGGGCCCGTGCTCGAGGTGTACGCCGACCAGAACCTCGTCCACCTGATTGATCCGCCGCGCCTGCTGTCGCGCGCGGGCGTAGGAGCGCGCCATGTCCGTTGA
- the clpA gene encoding ATP-dependent Clp protease ATP-binding subunit ClpA: MAGPLIAKELQTSFRNALEEARRMGHEYLTLEHLLLALTKDTRTREVLKGCGANIKRLQERLESFLEETVERLPEGVEAEPQQTIGVERVLHRAAMHALSAEQKVIDGGDVLVAMFREEESHALYLLQQEGVTRLDLLNFISHGITKDGSASEGSGGEPRGVPAGEDEDGENPRKSPLEAYTTLLNVEAKEGRIDPLIGREKELERTIQVLCRRRKNNPLYVGETGVGKTAIAEGLALRIQEDKVPEALKGAQVYSLDMGSLLAGTKFRGQFEERLKGVLKALQDHPNAILFIDEIHTIVGAGATSGGSMDASNLLKPALASGKLRCIGSTTYQEFKASFERDRALSRRFQKIEVGEPTVEDTILILEGLKSRYEAHHGVTYDSDAIRASAELSAKHINDRFLPDKAIDVIDETGAAERLKPEGKRTGKVTMADVESVIAKMARIPAKSVSAQEGVQLQNLEKELQGVIFGQDDAIRNLTSTIKLARSGLRSPEKPIGSFLFSGPTGVGKTELAKQLALTLGVEFLRFDMSEYSEKHTVSRLIGAPPGYVGFDQGGLLTDAIRKHPYAVLVLDEIEKAHPDLFNILLQVMDHATLTDNNGRKADFRNIILILTTNAGAREMSTKSIGFGDIQAPADGKRAKKAIENTFTPEFRNRLDGWILFSGLSPEVILKVVDKEVGLLQKMLLEKNVKLELTARAKAWLAEHGYDPAFGARPMARLVDNSLKKPLAEALLFGSLKNGGVARFDVEGDSLKLLPEPVATATA; the protein is encoded by the coding sequence GTGGCTGGACCGCTGATTGCCAAGGAGTTGCAGACGAGCTTCCGGAACGCGCTGGAAGAGGCGCGCCGGATGGGTCACGAGTACCTCACGCTCGAGCACCTGCTGCTCGCACTGACGAAGGACACGCGCACCCGCGAGGTGCTCAAGGGGTGTGGCGCCAACATCAAGCGCCTTCAGGAGCGGCTGGAGTCGTTCCTGGAGGAGACGGTCGAGCGCCTGCCGGAAGGGGTAGAGGCCGAGCCCCAGCAGACCATCGGCGTGGAGCGGGTGCTCCACCGCGCGGCCATGCACGCGCTGTCAGCCGAGCAGAAGGTCATCGACGGCGGGGACGTGCTGGTGGCCATGTTCCGCGAGGAGGAGAGCCACGCGCTCTACCTGCTGCAGCAGGAGGGCGTCACCCGGCTGGACCTGCTCAACTTCATCTCCCACGGCATCACCAAGGACGGCTCCGCGTCCGAGGGGAGCGGCGGCGAGCCCCGCGGCGTGCCGGCCGGGGAGGATGAGGACGGGGAGAACCCGCGCAAGAGCCCGCTGGAGGCGTACACCACCCTGCTCAACGTCGAGGCCAAGGAGGGTCGCATCGACCCGCTCATCGGCCGCGAGAAGGAGCTGGAGCGCACCATCCAGGTGCTCTGCCGCCGGCGGAAGAACAACCCGCTCTACGTGGGCGAGACGGGCGTGGGCAAGACGGCCATCGCCGAGGGCCTGGCGCTGCGCATCCAAGAGGACAAGGTGCCCGAGGCGCTGAAGGGCGCGCAGGTGTACTCGCTGGACATGGGCTCGCTGCTGGCGGGCACCAAGTTCCGCGGCCAGTTCGAGGAGCGCCTCAAGGGCGTGCTCAAGGCGCTGCAGGACCACCCCAACGCCATCCTCTTCATCGACGAGATCCACACCATCGTCGGCGCGGGGGCCACCAGCGGCGGCTCGATGGATGCCTCCAACCTGCTCAAGCCGGCGCTGGCCAGCGGCAAGCTGCGCTGCATCGGCTCGACGACGTACCAGGAGTTCAAGGCCTCGTTCGAGCGGGACCGGGCGCTGTCGCGGCGCTTCCAGAAGATCGAGGTGGGCGAGCCTACCGTGGAGGACACCATCCTCATCCTGGAGGGGCTCAAGAGCCGCTACGAGGCGCACCACGGGGTGACGTACGACTCGGACGCCATCCGTGCGTCGGCGGAGCTGTCGGCCAAGCACATCAATGACCGGTTCCTGCCGGACAAGGCCATCGACGTCATCGACGAGACGGGCGCGGCCGAGCGGCTCAAGCCGGAGGGCAAGCGCACCGGCAAGGTGACGATGGCCGACGTGGAGAGCGTCATCGCCAAGATGGCGCGCATCCCCGCCAAGAGCGTCTCCGCGCAGGAAGGCGTCCAGCTGCAGAACCTGGAGAAGGAGCTGCAGGGGGTCATCTTCGGCCAGGACGACGCCATCCGGAACCTCACCAGCACCATCAAGCTGGCGCGCAGCGGCCTGCGCTCGCCGGAGAAGCCGATTGGCAGCTTCCTCTTCTCGGGCCCCACGGGCGTGGGCAAGACGGAGCTGGCCAAGCAGCTGGCGCTCACGCTGGGCGTGGAGTTCTTGCGCTTCGACATGAGCGAGTACTCGGAGAAGCACACGGTGAGCCGGCTCATCGGCGCGCCTCCGGGCTACGTCGGCTTCGACCAGGGCGGCCTGCTCACGGACGCCATCCGCAAGCACCCGTACGCGGTGCTGGTGCTGGACGAGATTGAAAAGGCCCACCCGGACCTCTTCAACATCCTGCTGCAGGTGATGGACCACGCGACGCTGACGGACAACAACGGTCGCAAGGCGGACTTCCGCAACATCATCCTCATCCTCACCACCAACGCGGGCGCCCGCGAGATGAGCACCAAGTCCATCGGCTTCGGGGACATCCAGGCGCCGGCGGACGGGAAGCGGGCGAAGAAGGCCATCGAGAACACCTTCACGCCGGAGTTCCGCAACCGGCTGGACGGGTGGATCCTCTTCAGCGGCCTGTCGCCCGAGGTCATCCTCAAGGTGGTCGACAAGGAAGTGGGACTGCTCCAGAAGATGCTGCTGGAGAAGAACGTGAAGCTGGAGCTGACGGCCCGGGCGAAGGCGTGGCTGGCCGAGCACGGGTACGATCCGGCCTTCGGCGCGCGGCCCATGGCACGGCTGGTGGACAACAGCCTGAAGAAGCCGCTGGCCGAGGCGCTGCTGTTCGGCTCGCTGAAGAACGGCGGCGTGGCCCGCTTCGACGTGGAGGGCGACAGCCTGAAGCTGCTGCCCGAGCCCGTGGCGACCGCGACCGCGTAG
- a CDS encoding CheR family methyltransferase has translation MTGGIEPVLFARARQLVAESTGFREDAISGESIERALRAELSRGRTPGDLIAELQRPDSEFSQSVVRATLVGETYFFRHPEHFRFLAREAAPAVLRGHPRRIRGWSAGCATGEEAYSLAACMLACASPGVVVEVLGTDLHEGSLDTARRAIYGSWSRRDSGPHLFPLYRPFGERQVIVIESVRSVTTFMAANLMAPLSGIVAPFDFILCRNVLTYFTPSARDAAIANIVRSLAPGGYLFLGTVEVDRPPVGVVRVGPPELQAFHRPLHPEAPTLPMPRAPSRTGLSAIPAVALTPVPLPPRRSPTELHLEALRRIEEGDEYRATAQLEDLVRQCPEYLPGLLELALLRERGGSRAAAYPLMRAVHARAARLPPDQIVEGPEALPARFYKASAEAYLNQQGAAE, from the coding sequence ATGACGGGCGGAATCGAGCCGGTGCTGTTCGCCCGGGCCCGCCAGCTCGTCGCCGAGAGCACGGGCTTTCGGGAAGATGCCATCTCAGGGGAGTCGATCGAGCGGGCGCTGCGCGCCGAGCTCTCGCGGGGCCGCACCCCGGGGGACCTGATCGCCGAGCTGCAGCGGCCCGACAGCGAGTTCTCCCAGTCCGTCGTGCGCGCCACGCTGGTGGGGGAGACGTACTTCTTCCGCCACCCGGAGCACTTCCGCTTCCTCGCGCGGGAGGCGGCGCCGGCCGTGCTGCGCGGCCACCCCCGGCGAATCCGGGGCTGGAGCGCGGGCTGCGCCACCGGTGAGGAGGCCTACTCGCTGGCCGCCTGCATGCTGGCCTGCGCCTCCCCGGGCGTCGTCGTCGAGGTGCTGGGGACGGACCTGCACGAGGGCAGCCTCGACACGGCCCGTCGCGCCATCTACGGGAGTTGGTCCCGGCGCGACTCCGGCCCGCACCTGTTTCCGCTCTACCGGCCCTTTGGAGAGCGGCAGGTCATCGTCATCGAGAGCGTGCGGAGCGTCACGACCTTCATGGCCGCCAACCTGATGGCGCCGCTGTCGGGCATCGTGGCCCCGTTCGACTTCATCCTCTGCCGCAACGTGCTCACGTACTTCACCCCATCGGCCCGCGACGCGGCGATCGCCAACATCGTCCGCTCGCTGGCGCCGGGGGGCTACCTCTTCCTGGGGACGGTGGAGGTGGACCGGCCTCCCGTGGGCGTGGTGCGCGTGGGGCCTCCCGAGCTGCAGGCCTTCCACCGGCCCCTGCACCCCGAGGCGCCGACGCTCCCCATGCCCAGGGCGCCCTCGCGCACGGGGCTGTCCGCGATTCCCGCCGTGGCCCTCACGCCCGTGCCCCTGCCTCCGCGGCGCTCTCCCACGGAGCTCCACCTGGAGGCGCTTCGGCGCATCGAGGAGGGGGATGAGTACCGTGCCACCGCCCAGTTGGAGGACCTGGTGAGGCAGTGCCCGGAGTACCTGCCCGGCCTGTTGGAGCTGGCCTTGCTGCGCGAGCGCGGCGGCTCCCGCGCGGCCGCCTACCCGCTCATGCGCGCCGTCCATGCCCGGGCCGCCCGGCTTCCGCCGGATCAGATCGTCGAGGGGCCCGAGGCCCTTCCGGCGCGCTTCTACAAGGCCTCCGCCGAGGCCTACCTGAACCAGCAGGGAGCCGCTGAATGA
- a CDS encoding ATP-dependent Clp protease adaptor ClpS, producing the protein MAQKFENDENVATETKPEKKLKKPTLYKVLLHNDNYTTREFVVAVLKEVFHKSETDAVQIMLHVHINGIGVAGVYTFEVAETKIKIVEAAAQDNGFPLRLSMEPEEG; encoded by the coding sequence ATGGCCCAGAAGTTCGAAAACGACGAGAACGTCGCCACCGAGACCAAGCCCGAGAAGAAGCTCAAGAAGCCCACGCTCTACAAGGTCTTGTTACACAACGACAACTACACGACGCGGGAGTTCGTGGTCGCCGTCCTCAAGGAGGTCTTCCACAAGTCGGAGACGGATGCCGTGCAGATCATGCTCCACGTTCATATCAACGGCATCGGCGTGGCGGGCGTTTATACATTTGAGGTTGCCGAAACGAAGATCAAGATCGTGGAGGCCGCAGCCCAGGACAATGGGTTTCCCCTGCGCCTCTCGATGGAACCCGAGGAAGGTTGA
- a CDS encoding chemotaxis protein CheB produces the protein MNTARRIRVLMVDDSPTMVNTMAALLAQEPRIEVVGRAGDGNRAVQLARLLRPDVITMDLLLPGLDGPGAIAAIMVDAPARILVVSAVADRGAELGFQAIRAGALELIAKPNVSSADELRRWGRELVQSICLMAEVPVVSRRPRAQMAPPPPTTGARVDIFGIAASTGGPPALSELLSRLPKDLSVPIVIAQHITEGFTPGMVQWLGKMTPLTVCLAREGDRLEAGKVYFPLDGNDLTIERGIARLSRTRGGPCPSGDLLLSSLARAYGSRAGGGVLTGMGDDGARGLLEIRRAGGVTFAQDEASSVVFGMPRAALEIGGTEQALPLSAVPDFIRMFCSRPFDRLRVGRNEGEGA, from the coding sequence ATGAACACGGCTCGGCGCATCCGGGTGCTGATGGTGGATGACTCGCCCACCATGGTGAACACGATGGCGGCGCTGCTGGCGCAGGAGCCGCGCATCGAGGTGGTGGGCCGGGCCGGAGACGGCAACCGGGCCGTGCAGCTCGCCCGCCTGCTGCGCCCCGACGTCATCACCATGGACCTGTTGCTGCCCGGGCTGGATGGGCCGGGGGCCATCGCGGCCATCATGGTGGATGCACCGGCGCGCATCCTGGTGGTGAGCGCCGTGGCGGACCGTGGCGCGGAGCTGGGCTTCCAGGCGATCCGCGCTGGAGCGCTGGAGCTCATCGCCAAGCCCAACGTGAGCTCGGCCGACGAGCTGCGGCGCTGGGGCAGGGAGCTGGTTCAGTCCATCTGCCTCATGGCGGAGGTGCCCGTCGTCTCCCGTCGCCCGCGGGCCCAGATGGCGCCACCTCCTCCCACCACGGGCGCTCGCGTGGACATCTTCGGGATCGCGGCCTCCACCGGCGGTCCTCCCGCGCTGTCGGAGCTCCTATCGCGGCTGCCCAAGGACTTGTCGGTCCCCATTGTCATCGCCCAGCACATCACCGAGGGCTTCACCCCCGGCATGGTGCAGTGGCTCGGAAAGATGACGCCCCTGACCGTGTGCCTCGCACGCGAGGGCGATCGGCTCGAGGCGGGCAAGGTGTACTTCCCGCTGGACGGCAATGACCTCACCATAGAGCGGGGCATCGCCCGGCTCAGCCGCACGCGCGGAGGGCCGTGTCCGTCGGGGGACTTGCTGCTCTCGTCGCTGGCGCGAGCGTATGGCAGCCGAGCGGGCGGGGGCGTGCTCACAGGCATGGGGGATGATGGGGCGCGGGGGCTGCTGGAGATCCGCCGCGCGGGAGGCGTTACTTTCGCGCAGGACGAGGCCAGCTCCGTCGTATTCGGCATGCCACGGGCAGCGCTGGAGATCGGCGGCACCGAGCAGGCCTTGCCGTTATCAGCCGTGCCGGACTTCATCCGGATGTTCTGCAGCAGGCCCTTCGACCGGCTCCGCGTGGGCCGCAACGAGGGCGAGGGAGCCTGA